In Lathyrus oleraceus cultivar Zhongwan6 chromosome 2, CAAS_Psat_ZW6_1.0, whole genome shotgun sequence, the DNA window AGTTTCAAAACACAATATGGAACTATAAAGTAGTATAATATATTTACCTACAATATGGCAGCACACCCGTTTAAATGTCTTTGTGCCATGTTTTTTCCCTCCTTCAACACAACTGAAGACTCACATAAACTAGAAACCACAAAGTTATAAACATCAATGCCCCAACTATGGGCATCAAGGGAATCCAAATCATCCAATTGCTTAACAAATCCCGTAAATACCTTATTCCATGTTTTGGGAAAGTAAAACTCCGCAAATGCAAGTAATATGTAAAGTCTAACAAAATTAACTAATTTTTTCTTACGGTAACAAAGTTGTTTGTGGATATTGTTAATGGTTACCTCAGTCCCTTTAAATATATCTAATGTTTCACATTGTTGATCTTCTTCTACTACTAGAGACTTACCAACAATAGACAATCCAAGAGCAAAAGAAACACCAACTGTACTAAAGGGAACTATTCTATCCCTAACCCTAAATCCCCTACTACGTACGTCCCATCTACTTACCAACTCCCATAATAAACCACCTGAGATTGAGAAGTTGTTAGAAATATCCATCGCCCATTTGAATGGGGTGCATTCTATGTGAGCATGTTGAGTTTTTGTTAACTTTTCATTGATGCTGCTCAAATTCACCGGGATACAGTTATGCCTCATTCGCACCTTAAATTCATGAAAAAACTTGATTAACCAACGGCGCAAACCAACTAGAATATGTAAACAAATAAAAGTTTAAACCTATGCCTATTACTTACTTCAGTTTCGTCGCCATTTTTTGATGATGTCATAGTTTCGGCAATAAATCACTCAACCTAATAACAAAGTAGAACCATAAAAACACATAATCAGTACTACAACCATGGAATTAAAAACCAAAGAAACACATAAATCACTCAACCTAAACCCTAAATTTCAAAGGAATCTTGTACATGCTTCTGGTTCCATTGTAAATGGCATCCTAAAAGGTGTTAACCCTAAATTTCCAGTGTTCCttgtaaagacaaagagtcatacaacatacgatcgcaagtttcgatgatgacaaaagaccatcatacacgtctacaaacaaatgcaacacattacccatcatatccttttTTACGTTTTTCTAAATCTAttataatcattaaaaacatgtGGACAAAGTGAgatcatgacaaaatgcatgaaaattaCAAAGCACAGattttatgcagatttgaaggctttgagtcgaccataggggtcagctcaaagctcacgggtcagcgcaaagctcagcCCAACTGAAGATGGTCAGCGCATGATGccttgcgtcgaccataagggtcggcgcatacctcacgggtcagcgcaaaactcctttgagtcgaccataagtCAGCGCTCAGCATATTGATGCTCTCCTGGCTCAGCGCATGGAACaatgggtcgaccataggggtcggcgcataactcacgactcagcgcacgccgacctatggtcgaccgctcgcgcgcaaTCTCAGTTTTCTGAGATATTTCAAATTTTTGAAATactgttatgtttgtttgattttgtctgttactatatatagaagtcaaaacacttctattgaccaacatttgtcaatttgtattcaagtgttcaaggaaacaagaaagagtgaaaaaggtgtcaaagattcatcatcttcatcttcaacagttcacaatacatcaactgcacacaataacttttgatgtgattcgtgatagattgaaggtgataaggttcgtaGCTGCGATTGGAcaatcgggttcgagttgaagtcttggcaggttctttcttgaataaaaccattagggttttatcctccaataccggtttgtgtttgggggtttttggacgaattgcttcattaacattcagctgagcgaaggtgactgataagagaacgtcttcatcagtttagtagcggagtcagtgtttgtgtagtgaaggattcgggtttgattcgttcgtgttcgtgatcagccgggccaagggattgaagaacggaaggttcctcaacgagtggcaggaaacggaggtccagcatcaacgatcaaaggtcttgattcatcttgaatcaaggagcaaggataagaagtatcattcaacacattggaagttctgttgtttacatactttgcaatccttgtaaaaacgattaaatctcacaggtgatatctaattaataatctcaattctatttttagaattgagggcagacgtaccccgaagcgaggacggcgggggaactgcctcatcaaatctgcgtcttctttaattttctgcataatctgtttttcagcttaaaatttaagtgattttagtttaagcaatttttcaccaaacgttgatataagttgagtaagagtttaaaactgctgtttgaatactaagtacaataatatattgtactaggataaattgaatcacttactcaactcaaatatcacttggagtgtttatgcacaccaagtgtttgtaaatttgcttaagccaaagttgtcttaagattgcatcagtttaatttggtactttgattcattggaactaggcttgctagtaagtgaattatatcattgattgtgcaattagtgtagtgacttgtatctcaatttatcacttatccattagcttaacgcatatccggttttccaataacggttcgttttagactaaattttcctcggccgcttccgcacctaaaacaattttaaaaccaatttttcttttaaattggtagcgccgactcaagtttttaattgggatctattcaacccccccttctagatccgtgccatagtctaacaagtggtatcaggagctccggttcactccgtgcttcaaaatacaacgttgatagaaaatggctaacgaacctaaaggggcttacaatagagctcccgttttcaatggtgaaaattatagttattggaaagactgtatgcggaTGCACATAAATTCCAGtgatagaaaaatatggaatgttattctcaatggtccaattgaaataaccatgaccaatgagaataatgaaatagtgcctaagcctgaagcacaatggaccgatgatgatgaaaagaaatacaactacaattggaaagccaaaaatatcctaatctcctcattaggtgtagacgaatactatcgtgtatcccattgccctactgctaaggccatgtgggattcacttcaaattgcccatgaggggacgaacgatgttaaattggctagaatcaatacactaacacaagagtttgatctcttttttatggagcaaggggaaaccattgccgacatgcaaaagagattcactcatctaatcaatcgattacattcactaggtaaacctatttccaatgatgttgctactaataagatcttaagatgtcttaacagggaatggcagccgaaagtgaccgccatcaaagaggcaaatgatcttaccacattggacttgacaacattgttcggtaaactacaagagcacgaacaagttctcttaagcttggaacaacacgaaaggaaagaaaagaaagacaaagctaaggtgagtgaaaagaaatcaatagctctaaagacttcctcctcaaagtctcaagcaaaagagcaaagtgattattcatcgagtgacgaagaagaagaggacaagagtgaagatatggggctgttcgtcaaacgctacaaccgttacgtgaaaaagaacgacattcaacattccgagaagaacttggtaaacttccggaagcaatctaggttctccaaaaatgatgaatcaaaaggaaaaacaactagagggtcgtgctataagtgtggaaagtcgggtcactacaaaccggactgtccgatgaacaaaaagacaaaagaaaaagactcatacaaatcacacaagaaaccatcaaagccaaggagagcatacatcgcttgggaaagcgatagcgactcctccgatgatgaaagctctagtgatgaagatgaaaatgcaaatatatgtctctctgctcatcaaaagaacaagaagaaacaggtacgacatgctaaatatgaaaattcctctagtatgtctcatcatgaattgcaaactgcttttgacactttacactatgaagcgaaagaggcctttaaaaggcttgcctcaaataagaaatttttttctcatttagaacaaaaaattcaagaatccgaaaggaaacttgaggcacttaaggcttctatagtggaaagcacaaaaacaagttatgaggaccttaaaagtagaatgatgaactttgggtgtgatacttgttacatttggcaaggtgaagtaagaaacctaaaagccaaacttgacaaggctcttgagcccaagatcacatttgctattgataaatctaattttcgaaaaagtatggttaatccatatcaaaaatacaaatatgttataaaggatgaagatagcaaaagtaatcaaaatgaaaagttctcttgtctttattgttgcaagaaaggtcattccattgctaaatgtagatttaagaggtttttagttcctaaaggcatttatcaatggatgcccaaatgcaaccatttcgttcctcaccactcaggacccaataagcaattgggtaccttctcttgttaattatcttgtcacaggtacaatgcctcgagactaccgagagaagatggtttctcgacagtggatgctcaaggcacatgtcaggtgacatatctctcttcattgactttgtggctaagaagaagggatatgtaacttatggtgataacaaccgtggagcaatacttggtaaaggtagtgtaggtaatccctcctctactactatttctgatgtgttgcttgtcgaaggtcttaaacacaatctacttagcatcagtcaattatgtgacaaaggatacaatgtatcgttttcaaaagattgttgcaaaattgtacataatgatgataagaaagtatgtttaatggtcttcgtgtgaacaatgtctatatgcttgacttaaatgaagtatcgttaacaagtgacaaatgcctcgtaacaatgagtgaagattcatggttatggcataggcgtttagcacatgttaactttgacttactcaacaaagtagtctcaaaagatctagtcctaggtctccccaaaattaagttcaccaaggatcacctttgtgatgcttgtcaaaaggggaagcaaacgaggatctcatttaaatccaaaaatatcgtttcaacaacgagacctctcgagcttctccatatggatttatttgggccatctaggattaaaagtctaggaggaaactattacggtttcgtaatagtggacgacttttctcgattttgttggactattttcttagtaagtaagagtgacacattcgccgcctttgaacgatttgctaagctttcccaaaataaactaaatacaaacattgttgcaattagaagcaatcatggaggtgaatttgaaaatcacttatttgaagaatattgcggtaacca includes these proteins:
- the LOC127122455 gene encoding uncharacterized protein LOC127122455, with product MTSSKNGDETEVRMRHNCIPVNLSSINEKLTKTQHAHIECTPFKWAMDISNNFSISGGLLWELVSRWDVRSRGFRVRDRIVPFSTVGVSFALGLSIVGKSLVVEEDQQCETLDIFKGTEVTINNIHKQLCYRKKKLVNFVRLYILLAFAEFYFPKTWNKVFTGFVKQLDDLDSLDAHSWGIDVYNFVIWAFNHLSLGKAPTVSMFSFPRVLNWLVISMQKKNIEKAFEKNMIIDRVVATEEELKYDIINVALSEQGQQFMDVIDYHRLVAENKYFKERIIIFEYEVRMMKEARVNTPFEEEVVKMIDNL